From the genome of Turicibacter faecis, one region includes:
- the dapF gene encoding diaminopimelate epimerase: MQPIFFTKLTTASTCYIILNYLEHPVLPLDYTHLAQKMTHEETGISADGLIILLPSDQADAKAIFYNKDGSLANTCANGLKLIGYHLAEIGRFTEPSITIETRTTLATLSLDHSIISVDLGIPYPLNNLSTPLTLNSPISEFCEEISTSSENWEADTISIGNPHFIIYTDDDHEYFQDEMKYLSSQNDVNIGVLTIIHPSEVLLTTYERGLGFTSSCGTNAAAAIASAVARRLVKPYDWVTVHCRGADLQLKWDENGHLIEKGSCTKVCCGTYFYQEQE, from the coding sequence TTGCAACCTATCTTTTTTACGAAGCTAACAACAGCTAGCACCTGTTACATTATCTTAAATTACCTTGAACACCCCGTTCTCCCTTTAGATTATACCCATTTAGCCCAAAAAATGACCCATGAAGAAACTGGAATTAGTGCCGATGGACTCATTATCTTGCTTCCCTCAGATCAGGCAGATGCGAAAGCCATTTTTTATAATAAAGATGGGTCATTAGCCAATACGTGTGCTAACGGACTAAAACTCATCGGATATCATCTAGCGGAGATTGGACGGTTTACCGAGCCTTCAATTACAATTGAAACACGCACCACTCTTGCCACACTGAGTTTGGATCACTCGATAATATCGGTTGATTTAGGAATCCCTTATCCTTTAAACAATCTGTCAACCCCCCTTACACTGAATAGCCCAATCAGTGAGTTTTGCGAAGAAATTTCAACCTCATCTGAAAATTGGGAAGCAGATACGATTTCCATTGGAAATCCTCACTTTATTATTTATACAGATGATGATCACGAATATTTTCAAGATGAAATGAAATATCTGTCGAGTCAAAATGATGTCAATATAGGGGTTTTAACGATTATTCACCCTAGCGAAGTTCTTCTCACGACGTACGAACGCGGTCTGGGATTTACTTCTTCATGTGGAACAAATGCGGCAGCTGCTATTGCAAGTGCGGTCGCTCGGCGTCTTGTTAAACCTTACGATTGGGTAACGGTCCACTGCAGAGGGGCTGACCTTCAGCTAAAATGGGATGAAAATGGACACCTTATTGAAAAAGGATCCTGTACGAAAGTCTGTTGTGGAACGTACTTTTACCAAGAACAAGAATAA
- the yunB gene encoding sporulation protein YunB translates to MRRRKRSGKRKSNFLKKWKRRLIGIGVIGGLVYGAYFVYHNVYAIVVDYASVQTVNLASLIIKEAVGNSELVSFDIDDVIRFNENKEGYVSQVYINTPKLNQLLVSTSQEVEEKLLLVESGDLSELGLDSIYGGPYEDGVLLTVPLTAALNLSLLHEYGPRFPVSATVMGNAQTDIKTNVKPYGINSAMLEILLTVSVRLKVGLPLKSEETVVNVSTPLVIKMISGEIPEYYYIGSSSSTTPLSPFTNEAGETGAKKPSASPDQSVKDGMENILLH, encoded by the coding sequence ATGAGACGAAGAAAAAGAAGTGGGAAAAGGAAATCTAACTTTTTAAAGAAATGGAAACGACGGTTAATCGGTATTGGCGTAATCGGAGGCCTAGTTTACGGGGCTTATTTTGTGTATCATAATGTGTATGCAATTGTAGTTGATTATGCGTCCGTCCAAACCGTGAACCTCGCGAGTTTGATTATCAAGGAGGCAGTTGGAAATAGCGAACTGGTATCTTTTGATATTGATGATGTCATTCGCTTTAATGAGAATAAAGAGGGGTATGTGAGCCAGGTTTATATTAACACGCCGAAATTGAATCAATTACTCGTTTCTACCTCTCAGGAAGTTGAGGAAAAATTGCTTTTGGTTGAAAGTGGCGATCTGAGTGAATTAGGATTAGATAGTATATATGGTGGACCATATGAGGACGGTGTATTGCTTACTGTCCCACTTACGGCTGCTTTAAATTTATCTTTATTGCATGAGTATGGCCCTAGGTTCCCGGTTTCTGCGACCGTTATGGGAAACGCACAAACTGATATTAAGACGAATGTTAAACCTTATGGAATTAATAGTGCGATGCTTGAAATCTTATTGACAGTTAGTGTCCGTTTGAAAGTTGGGTTACCACTTAAGTCAGAGGAAACGGTTGTGAATGTATCAACACCGCTTGTCATTAAAATGATTTCGGGTGAAATTCCGGAGTATTATTATATAGGAAGTAGCAGTAGTACGACACCGCTTAGTCCTTTTACAAATGAAGCGGGTGAAACGGGGGCAAAGAAACCAAGTGCTTCTCCTGATCAAAGTGTGAAGGACGGAATGGAAAATATCCTATTGCATTAG
- a CDS encoding YutD family protein: MSRYRYRLVKTHLIEFDETLFNQKLTEILEKYDYIVGDFSGGQLRLKGFYSNDRKNVPLDSKCETIPEYLAEYCAYGCPYYIVEKIVAKQYSNDWSTSKK, from the coding sequence ATGAGTCGCTACCGTTATCGATTAGTGAAAACTCATCTGATAGAGTTTGATGAAACATTGTTTAATCAAAAGCTAACGGAAATACTTGAGAAGTACGATTATATTGTTGGTGACTTTTCTGGGGGACAGTTGCGCTTGAAAGGATTTTATTCTAATGATCGTAAAAATGTGCCATTGGACTCAAAATGTGAAACGATTCCCGAGTATCTAGCCGAGTATTGTGCGTATGGATGTCCTTATTATATAGTAGAAAAAATTGTTGCAAAGCAATACTCTAATGACTGGTCAACATCAAAGAAATAG
- a CDS encoding TIGR01457 family HAD-type hydrolase, producing MYKGYLIDLDGTAYHGTRVINETLSFVKKLNAQGIPYLFLTNNSTKTPEMVAGLLKEIGYPVTEEQVYTPSLATAQYIYDENPQAKVFMIGEVGLEKALLEKGLTITDDQPDYVVIGLDREINYEKLSLACLAIRNGATFISTNGDIAIPTERGLLPGNGALTSVLTVATGVNPIFIGKPERIIMEKALELIGLDALEVAMIGDNYFTDILAGIHAGMPTIYIEGGVSTRDEVMNYDTPPTHILKDLTEWSI from the coding sequence ATGTATAAAGGATATTTGATTGATTTAGATGGAACTGCGTATCACGGAACACGAGTAATTAATGAGACATTGTCTTTTGTAAAAAAATTAAATGCACAAGGTATTCCGTATTTATTTTTAACGAATAATAGCACGAAAACACCTGAAATGGTGGCTGGCCTTTTAAAAGAAATTGGGTATCCAGTAACAGAAGAGCAAGTGTATACGCCCTCTTTAGCGACGGCCCAATATATTTACGATGAAAACCCACAGGCGAAAGTTTTTATGATTGGTGAGGTTGGTTTAGAAAAGGCACTGCTTGAAAAGGGGTTGACGATTACAGATGATCAACCGGATTATGTTGTTATTGGGTTAGATCGGGAAATTAATTACGAAAAGTTAAGTTTAGCCTGCTTAGCTATCCGCAACGGTGCGACGTTTATTTCAACGAATGGTGATATTGCCATCCCTACAGAACGTGGATTGTTACCGGGGAATGGGGCATTGACGTCAGTTCTTACGGTAGCGACGGGTGTTAATCCAATTTTTATTGGGAAACCTGAACGTATTATTATGGAAAAGGCACTTGAGTTAATTGGATTAGACGCTCTTGAGGTAGCGATGATTGGCGATAATTATTTTACGGATATTTTGGCGGGAATTCATGCGGGAATGCCAACGATTTATATTGAAGGTGGTGTCTCAACAAGGGATGAAGTCATGAATTATGATACGCCTCCGACTCACATTTTAAAAGATTTAACGGAATGGTCGATTTAA
- a CDS encoding LacI family DNA-binding transcriptional regulator, producing the protein MANIKDVARHANVSVATVSRVINNKGYVNEHTKELVLKAIKDLNYVPNEIARSLYRKSSKIIGIIIPDLKNEFFNDMIAGIEQVILQHGYKTMLCTSRESLEREKEYLQIFSTNKIDGLILCSNSPDIASYINLDIPIVGLDRMISTEIPSVTADNYMGGILAANRLIEANCKNIIQLRGPHTLTPANDRSEGFLQTLKKHSDIQVQSLELEFTSDTTQTDIQEFLKQNPEIDGIFSASDLMAANCIRCLKKLGRRVPEDIKIIGYDNISICEYTDPTISTIAQPITEMGEMAAETLFKLINNEPINQLHMTLPVELIERESTKSE; encoded by the coding sequence TTGGCGAATATTAAAGACGTCGCGAGACACGCTAACGTTTCCGTAGCAACGGTCTCACGAGTTATAAATAATAAAGGTTACGTGAATGAGCATACAAAAGAATTAGTTTTAAAGGCTATTAAAGATTTAAATTATGTTCCAAATGAAATAGCCCGATCGCTTTATCGAAAATCATCAAAAATCATCGGTATCATTATCCCAGATTTAAAAAATGAATTTTTTAATGACATGATTGCTGGGATTGAACAAGTTATCTTACAGCATGGTTATAAAACGATGCTATGTACATCAAGGGAAAGTCTAGAGCGCGAGAAAGAGTATCTTCAAATTTTCTCTACGAATAAAATAGATGGTCTCATTCTATGTTCAAACTCACCCGACATTGCATCATATATTAACTTAGATATTCCCATCGTGGGACTAGATCGCATGATCAGCACCGAAATTCCTTCGGTTACCGCCGATAATTACATGGGAGGCATTCTAGCTGCTAATCGCCTCATTGAGGCTAATTGTAAAAACATTATTCAATTAAGAGGGCCTCATACGTTAACTCCTGCTAACGATCGATCGGAAGGTTTTTTACAAACACTTAAAAAACATTCGGACATCCAAGTTCAAAGCCTTGAACTTGAGTTTACCTCTGATACCACTCAAACGGATATTCAAGAATTTTTAAAGCAAAATCCAGAAATCGATGGAATTTTTTCAGCAAGTGACTTAATGGCTGCGAACTGTATCCGTTGTTTAAAAAAATTAGGACGTCGAGTTCCTGAAGATATTAAAATCATCGGGTATGACAACATTAGTATTTGTGAGTATACTGATCCGACGATTTCAACGATTGCACAACCCATTACAGAAATGGGGGAAATGGCCGCCGAAACCTTATTTAAACTCATTAATAATGAACCGATTAACCAGCTTCACATGACACTTCCAGTCGAACTCATCGAACGTGAGTCTACTAAAAGTGAATAG